A region of the Deinococcus psychrotolerans genome:
GATTACCCTCTGCCCACCGCCGAAATCGGCACCCGCCGCGAGGCGGACGGCCAGTACACACTCAGTCTGCGTGGCAAACTCCAACTGGGTGACGCGCTTCCCGTGAACGCCGTCGCGAGTCCCATCAGCTTCTGGGTGAAAGACGGTAAGGACGTGAAAATCGTCTTCGACAAGATTCGGATCTTCGGTCAGATCAAGACCGTGGATTATGACGTGTCCGTCGCCGCCTCGTTCAAAGATGAAAACAACCTGGAATTCATCGGGCAGGGCACCATCAAGATCGCCAAGAAAATTGCTGTGGCCGCCAAAGCTGGCTTCGGGCGGGACAACGGCACCAGCTACGGCTTCTTCTGGGCCTCTGTCGCCTCATCCGGCCTGAAACCCTTCGTCACCGTCGGCTCCGTGGGATTCTACGAATTCAGCGGCGGTGTGGGCATCAACATGGTCTGGAAGGACGGGAAGTTCGATGCACCGCCCGTGAAAGCCATTCCGCCCGCCGGTGCCGCTCGCGTGGTTAACGTCGCGATTCAGGCAGGCGCAGTGTTCGGAACGGCCATCGACAACGGTACCACCGCCCACTTCCGGGGCACGCTGGGCGTGGACTCAGAAGGCACTGTGGCCATCAAGGCCGTGGGCTGGCTCTTTACCCCGCTGGCACAGGGCGCTCTCGGAAGCTATTCCTCCGGCACGGCCAGCGCTGCTGGCCCGAACCTCTCGACCGTCTCGACCAAGGGGAGCCTGGCACCTCAGGTTGCCGCACTGATTCTGTTGAGCGTGCCGCCCGAGAGTCCCGACAGCGGCTACCTGCTCGTGCAGGGCTGCGTGGGGCCAGCTGCCAAGTCATCGGTCGGTGGGCTGGACTGCACGCACAACCGTGAACTCGACTTCTATAACATCGTCGCCGTGAGCGGGTACGCCGAGATGTACATGCCGTTTTCCGGCAGCGGTCAGCGCGTGTACCTGGGCACCAAAGCCAACCCGATCAGCGTGCGCCTGCTCTCTATCAAATCAGGCAGCACCACCACCACGACCACGGCAGCCGTCAAAAATGCGGACGGTACTACCACGGACGCCACCTCCGGTACCACGGCCAACTCTTCATCGAATGCGGCCACCGCAGGCTCTAGTAACACCACGACCAGCCGGGCCGATGGACTGGGGTACAACGGCTACCTGATGGTGGACGGTACCCAAATCAGCGTGGGTGTGGGCGTCAGTCTGGCCTACAGTGTGGGTCAGAGTGGCACCGGCAAGGTCTGCGACTGGTACTGGTACGCCAATGCGCACCTGGCCCTGAACGCGGACTTCACCGTCGTGTATGACCCCACGTCCCTCGACGCCTCGGTGACCCTCAGTGCCGGTGCCGCTGCAGGCGCGGGAGCGTGCGGCCTCAAGGTCGATGTGGGCATCAACCTGTCAATCACCGGACACCTGTACGTCTCGGCAGCCAGCAGTTATATCGACGGCACAGCGTCGGGCAGTGTGACCCTGCCGGTCATCGGTGACCTTCCCTTCAGCGTCAAGGGTCGCGTCGACTTCTGAATGCACAGCGGGGGTGGCAAGCACCACAAGCCACCCCCGCATCCCCAACAGCCCTACCAACCCATCCCACGAGGCCCCATCCATGCGAATATCCCTGCTTCTACTGACCCTTACGGCTACTCTGGGCGTGGCGTCTGCCCAAACAAGCACCGCGCCCAAGGGCAGTCCGGCCAAAGGCGGCGTGGCGGCTCTGCCCACCCCCGACGGTGCCATGCTGCGCTGGGCGCTCCCCGGCGACGTCCTGCCTGCTAGGGGCTTCCGCCTGCGGATCAACGGCCCCGGCGGCACCCGAGACCAGACGGTGGCTTCTCCCCAGTCATATTCCGCCGCGCTCGGCCTGTCCAAAGCGGATTACGATGCACTGGTCAGCGTGTACGAACAACCCCCAAAAAACGACTCGGAACGGACCCAGAGAACCTTTTTCAACCTGAACGTGGTCGCCCGGCCCGTCTATGCCCACGCTCTAGGCATCATGACGACCCTTGAAGGGCTGTCCCCCGGCCAGTACACCGTCACCGTGACTGCCGTGGGCAGCAATGAAACAAAGGTCGGCGAGGCGACGTTCAAGACGGGGGCGATGCCCGCTGTGCCCGCACCCAGCACACCCAAGGCCAAACCCGGCCCCGCTGCCGTGCAGCTCACATGGACCGTGCCGCCGCCCGGCCCCAGCAATCTGGTGGTGGCCTACAAGATTTACCGCGCCAGCGGCGCGGGCGCGTATGCCCTGCTGCAACCCACCCCATTTTTTCTGACCACTGCGCCGGGCGGTGACGTGTTCAAAGACACCGACCTGAAGGCCAAGACCACCTACCGCTACCAGGTGGCGTCCGTAGACCTGTTCGGTCGTGAGTCCGCCCGGACGGCCCCAATCACCGTCACCACCGAGGCCGTCACCGTCCTACCGGCACCCGAGGACCTTCAGGCGACCGTCAAGGAACGCGCCGTGACCCTGCGCTGGACTGCGCCGAAAGACAGCCGGATCACGCAGCAGATCATCGTGCGCGGCACCGACCCTAGTCAGCCACTAAGCGCACTGGCCACACTGCCTCCAGGAGCGAACACCTACACTGACACCACCGGACGTGCCGGTGAGCCCTACGTGTACGCCGTCGTCACGCGGGACGCGGGTGGGCAGGTGGGCGCACGCAGTAGTCTCGTCGGCGCACGGCCCGTGAACACCAGGCCCCCCGCCCCGCCATCTGGCGTGAAGATCACGGCAGGTGTGGCCGCCATCACGCTGAGCTGGGAAGCAAACCGCGAGAAAGACATCGAAGGCTACCAGATCTACCGCAGTGAGTCCGGCGGGGCGGGTGCGCCTTCCCTGCTCGTCAACGCCTCGCCCGTCGTGGGCACGACCTTCACCGATCCCCTGGTCGCCGGTTTGCAAAACCGCTACTCCTACCGCGTCACGGCCCTGAATACTTCCCAGGCGGAGTCCGCACGTTCGGCAGCTGTTGCCTCCAAGCTGATCGACAAGACGCCCCCGCCCGCCCCGACCCTGCTTCCTTCCACGGTGAGCGCACAGGGCGTGAAACTCAGCTGGACGCAGGCCGACCTCCCGGACCTGGCCGGTTTCCGCGTGTCGCGCGCCGCAGGGGGTTCGGCACCCGTGGAACTGGGCCGCCTGAAGGCCGCGACCCGCACGTATCTGGACGCCACGGCGGAGTCTGGCGTGACCTACGCGTACAGCGTGCAGAGCGTTGATGACGCCGGGAACGTCTCGGCGTCCTCTGAACCGGTGGTCATCCGCCGCGCCAGCACGGGCCTTCCGGCAGCGCCCCAGGGTGCCGCTGTCAAGGCGCTGGAAGCGGGTGCCGGTAACCGCGTCACCTGGACGGCCACTCCCGGCCTGCCGGTGGCCGTATACCGCCTGGATGCGGCGGGCAGCGAGCCGCTGCAGGTGTCGGGCCTGATCACCACCGGATCGTTCACCGATGCCCAGGGCACCCCGGACAGCGAGTACCGACTCCGCGCCGTGAACGAACGCGGGCAGATGAGCGCACTCACGCCGCCCCAGACGGTGGCAAAGCCTTAAGTGGAGTTCTCCAGCACCGTGGCATCTGCTCAGCTCAAGCTGAGCATTTTGGAACCAACCGCACTTCCACGTCCATCTCCAGCACCTCAGCCATGCGGCGCAAGGTTTCCATCCCGTGTGCGTGGTAATCGGGACTGAGCCAGCGTGACACCACTGGCGGCGTCACGCCGAGTTGCTGGGCCACCTGAGCGCCACTCATCTGCCGCAGTCTCAGTGCTCGCCGCAGTTCCAAGCTGACCGGATCAGGAGCGGGCGCGAGTGGCAGGTACTGGAGTTCCAGCACCTGCACATTTGGTGCAGCGGCCTCAACAGCTCGGGCAATCAGAAGATCCAGATCGCGCATCACTTTGAGATCGAAGCCGAGTTCCTCACCGTCAGCGCTGAAGGTGGTCGGCACACCGAAGACCGTGACCGAGAAGCCACGCTGCTGAGTTTGGTAAGTGGTGAATTGCTGCATCCGTCCCTCCTTTCAGTTCGCCATCACGGTGATGACAAGGTAATACCGCTCTTTCCAGTCAATCTTGGCTCGCACGCGCACTTTACCGAGGTAGCGGTCAAAATTGAGGCCAGGTGCGCGAGTTCCACCGGGAAGGTCTTTGGTGATCTCATCGGGAAAACTGATGGCATCAAGGACATCGCCGAGAGTGAGGGCGTCAAGGCCAAGTTCTTCACGGGCGTGCAGGGTGAAGATCAATGTCTCCTGATCGATGGATGTTGCGGGTAAGCTCGTGCGGCAGGGTGATGGCGATCTGCTTGGCACCGTCGGTATCGCGCCGCGCCCGCGTGAAGACCAGCTTTTCGATCAGTCGGAAGCTAACTGTGACCCAGTCGTCGTCCTCGTGGCTTCGCCAAGCGCCGCTGATCCAGTATTGAGTCGAACTAAGGCGCTCTAAGCTGACCCGTAGCATCTGACGGTTGGCTCCTGTATCGAATAGACCGCACATCTGGAGTAGCCGATACATGGTAAAGCTGAACAGCCCATCATCCGGGCAGCCCTGCTCAATGTAGAGTTCCTGAAGGGCCAGATAAGTATCGTTGTCGATGCCGTGCGGCACGCCGTATTTCTGGGTGCCGTTGCATTCGATTTCACTGGAGACGCCATTGCGACTGAAGGCGACCTTCCACTGGGCATAATCCTCTGCGATCTTGCGCTGGATCGAAATGAGCCCCAACTGACCCACGTTGAGATCCTCACGCAGTGTGATGGCCTGTTCGGCTTCTCTGATCGCAGGCACCCTAGACATACCCCAGTCTAGTCGCTTTAGCCTGTTAACACGATACCGTCATGAATGGGGGAAACGAGAGGAAATAGACGAGTCTACCCTCCCGCTCATCCCGTTATGAATGGGGGGAAAGAGAGGATTAGTGCCGTCTGACGCGCGCGGGACTTCGCGCCTGATGTTTATTCGTATCAAGTAGTAAAAGATATACTACTCAAAAAATAAACAACAATCAGGAACTGCGATTTCGATCGGCCCAGGTTTTAAGCTTAAAAGTCCAAGTGTCGTCCCTAAGACTTTGTCTTGTGACAACCCGCGGCGGGGTTCTGGCAAGCTGTTGCTGACAAAGTAAACCCGAGGAGCGGCGGCAGGTGGCCTGAACTTCAGGTTACCTGCTGTACGATGTCCTTCCAGCTTCGCAGTGTGGTTCTTAGAAAAGATCGTCGGTCGTGAGTGGGGATGGTCGAGTGGGTAGAGCCGTGAAGATTGGTATCTTGGGCAGGCATCTGACCAAGTTGGGGGTACACCTGTCACAGGAAGATCCTTAACCTTATCCTGTCTATAATTTTTAGTGTTACTAAAGTATGTTAAGTCATGCGGACACTGAAAGTTGAGCTTCGAGAGCACGATAAATCCCTCTTCACCACGGAGCTTGAGACGTTCCTGACGCCCAAAGAGCTTCTCCGTCTTTTGCCTAAACTGCTTGACGCTCCGGTCTCTAGGGTTATGAAGCCTCCGCTGAAAACCAGCCAGAAGTACGTCCGTCTCGCTGAGCATCTCCGCCGCTCCTCCCAGGACAGCCTCACCCTCACTTACGAGGAGATGGAAGGCATTCTTCATGCCCCGTTTCCCAGTTCGGCTCGAAAGCATCGTGCCTGGTGGAGCAACAGCGTTCAGGGCCACTCTCAGGCCAGCGCCTGGCTCAACGAAAGATGGCAGGTCGCCAGTGTCCAGCCCGGCAGCGTAACCTTTCAACGGAATAACAGCAATGATGCGGACTCCTGTTTTCGAGCGAATGGCCAGCAAAGCTCTCGATCACCTTAACGCGGGCATGAGTCCTGCCGCCGCCTGGGAACGAGCCAGCAACGAAGTGAAGTGTGGCCCTGAAACACGGATTAAAGTCTGCCCCCGTTCAGCATTTATCAGTCTTGCAGAGCACGGACATATTCGTGGCTACACAGCAGGTGAGCCGAACAAGCCCCTCTCCAAAAACGCCAGCTATTGCCTGACCGGAGCGCTGCTTCTCCAAAAGGACCCCACGTTGATTGGAAAACGCAGCCTGCTCTGGCAGGAAATCCACCAACAAACGGCCTGCTGAAGGCTCTGGGCATCCGTGACGGTGACAGGGTGCTGGGTCATTTTTATTGCTCCTGTGGATTTTGACTTCTATTGAAATGATCTACCGCTGTCCAGCCCTGCTCGCTATCACGCAAACTGCGTCAGTCGATGGGCTTGAGGCCCGCCAGAATCTGTTCTCTCATCCCTTCTAAACGGGGCGGCAGGATGGTCTTCTCGCCCAGCGTCGCCGGGTCCTCGTCCACCCCAAAGCCGGGGCCATCGGTGGCGATCTCGAACAACACCCCTCCCGGCTCGCGGAAGTACAGGCTGCGGAAGTAATAGCGGTCCACCTCCCCGCTGCTTTGCAGGCCGAAGTGGTTGAGATGCTCGTTCCAGGCGTGGTACTGCTGATCGTCGGGCGTGCGGAAGGCGACGTGATGCACCCCGCCTGCGCCGGGCCGCGCCGGGGACAGATCGGGCCGGACGGCCACATGCAGCTCGGCGTGGGGACCGCCCGCACCCATCTCGTAGACATGCACGGTGTGGGCGGGACTGGCCGGGTCAGGGTACTCGCGCACCGGGCGCAGATTCATGACCTGTTGCAGCGCGCGGTCCGTGTTCGCCAGGTTCTGGACGGTCATGGTGATCGGCCCCAGGCCGCGCAACTGGTGTTCGGCGGGGACCGGGCTGCTTTCCCAGGGCACCGGCGGGTCACCCGCCCCACCGTCCACCACCAGAGTGAGGCGCTGGCCTTCCGGGTCTTCAAAGTCCAGAGTGGGCCGCCCGTCGCGGTCGGTGACCTCGCCGTGCTGGATGCCCAGGCTCTCGAAACGCTCCTGCCAGTAGCGCAGGCTCAGCTCGTCCCGGACGCGCAGGGCGGTGCGGGTCACGCTGCGGCTGCCCTGGCCCTCGCGGCCCACCGGCCAGTCGAAAAAGGTCATGTCCGTGCCGGGGGTGCCCACCTTGTCGGCGTAAAACAGGTGGTAGGCGCTGACGTCATCCTGATTGACGCTGCGTTTGACCAAGCGCATGCCCAGGTCCTGGGTGTAAAAGCGTTTGTTCTCGCGAATGTCGGCGGACACGGCGGTCAGGTGATGGATGCCGGTCAACTGAAGATCACTGCTGGACATAATCAGACTCCTGGGAGGGGAAATGGGGGCAGATGAAATAGGGTTCCGGCGCGGCAGGGCCAAGCGTCCGTCCAGCGCGCCCGGTGGCCCATCAGGGATGAATTCAGAAGGAGGAGAGTGCGGTCAGCAACGTGCCTGGACGCTTGCAGGCTCCATACAGACACTCCGCACAAGAAACTTTACGACAGTGGCAGCCTGTCGGAATCGAATTCCAGGTCGGCCCGATCCCAGTGGCCCAGCTCCGCCGCCGCCACGTAGGTGCTTTGCAGGAACTCCAGCAGCGCCGCGTCCGGATCCGCCGCCGTACGCACCGCCTCGTAGGGCAGGACGAATTCGCCCAAGTCCTCGTGGTAGTACGTTGCTGCTGGCCCCACCTGGGCCGTCCTGAAGCCGTCTGGCTCGGGGTAGGCGTACGCGTAAAAGGCCGCCTCGCCCAGCCCGGATCCCGGCCAGAAGCCCGCGCTGGATAGCTCGTGGGAATACGCCTCTTCCATCACCCAATCTGCGCAGTTGGGCGCGCCGCCTGGATGCTTGGGGGCCGTGCGTCCCGAGAAGCGGGTCACCGCCAGGTCAGCGGCCCCCCAGAAGTAATGCACCGGGCTGACCTTGCCCAGAAAGCGCGCCCGGAACACGCTGAAGACCCGGTGGATGCTGAGGAGCGCCCGCCAGTAGCGCTGGGCAGCCTCCGGGTCATACGCCGCGTGGGCGTGGTCCTCGGGAAACGGCGTGATGGGGTCAGGCAATTCAACCGGGGTAGGCCGGATCTCCACATTCAGGCCCAGCGTGTCCAGCGCCGACATCAGGGCTTCGTAGAACGTAGCGACACTCAGCCCTTCCAGCGCAAAGGAGCGTTCGTCGCCAGTGGCCGAGATAACCGCCAGATGATGGCGGCGGAAATCGAACTCGATCTCGAAGGTGCCGTTTGGATGGTGCATCGGCCCGGTGGTCAGGCCGCGTGCGCCTGGGTACAGCGTGACGTGCCAGGAGTGGTTGTTCCAGGGGGTCAGCGCCAGCCGGATCTTGCCGACGATCTGGGTCCACAGGTGCAGGGTTTCCATGGTGTCCTGCCAGGGTGCCAGGGGCAGGGGCGGCCAGGCGTCGTGGGATGGGGTCATGGGTCCTCCAGAAAATGGGTTCAGTGGGGCTGAGGAAGTCTTTTTTGGTGCGGCAATCTCGGTAGCGAGGATACGGCGCTCAGTGAAAGCGTGATGTGTGCAGGTCAACCCAATGCGAATCAGGCCATGCTCCGCTGTGGGCGTCGCCAGGAGACCTTTTCTAGTTCTGTTCGGCCCCGTCGGCCCGCTGGCCCTCTTCCCGGTGGCCGTCTCCGCGCTGGTCGATGGAAGCCTGACCGCCGGGCTGGTCGCTCTTCCAGCCAATCTTGGCGTGCGTGCCGTCGCAAAAGGGCTTGTGGCTGCTCGCGCCGCAGCGGCACAGCGCCGCCCGCACTTCCCGCACCTCACCTTCGGGGGTCTGAATCACGAGGTCACCCCGCAGGGTCAGCGGCCCGTCCTTCACTGGCGTCAGCGTGGTGGGCACAGCGGGAGCTTCCGGGGGTCCGCCGTGCAGGGCATAGTGCAGAGCGCCGGTGGGGCAGGTTCGCACGATCTCGGCCACACGCTCGGCAGACGCCTCATTTTCCAGTTGAATCCAGGGGCGCTCCTTTGGGCGGAACACATCGGGCAGACCGCGCACGCAATTGGCAACGTGGGTGCAGCGCGGAGGATCGTAGGATACGGAGATCCCGTCGCTCGCGTAGGTCTTGCCGCGCAGCAGATCCTCACCGATCGGTTCATGGTGCTGGGTCATGGTTCAGTTTAGGGCACGGGCCGTCAGGGTAAGGAAAAGTTAAGAGAAAGGGAAACCGCTCCTCTATCATCGTCTCTGTCCCCCAGCAGACATGCCTGGAGGAATGGCCCATTTCGCATACAGCGTTTCAGGTAGCAACTTGAAAAATATGGAGGCCAGTCATGGCAGAGATGAGAAAAAACGAGGATCGGGAGCGCTACGAGGTGGTGGTGGACGGTCAGGTGGCCGGGTTCGCCGAGTACCGTCTCGTTGGAGACGCCGTGATGCTACCCCACACGGAAATCAAGCCCGAGTATGAAGGCCAGGGCCTGGGCGGGCAGGTGGCCCGGTTCGCGCTGGACGACGTGCGGCAGATGGGCCGACTGGCGATTCCGATGTGTCCCTTTATTGCCAGTTACATTCGGCAACATCCCGAGTACGTCGATCTGGTTCATCCGCAGCAACGCGGCATTTTTCATCTCTGACCTGGCAGAGATCTCACGGCTTGAGAAGCGCTGTGCCGAACATTGGCCGAGCATCAGATATCTGATAACTTGATCTATGCAGATTGCGCTTCTTGATCATGGCCATTGGCACCGGAGTATGTACGTTCAGGCGTTTGAGGCCGTTGGACAGCCCTTCCAGAATGGCGAGAATGCGCTGGAAGACAATCTGAAACGAGTTCTGGAGAGCGGCCCTGAACTGCTGGTCGTGCTGGGAACTCCACAGGAAATGCTGCGCGAGGTGGGGCGCTGTATTGAAACTAGCGTACCGGTGGCCGCTGAAAAGCCAGTGGGCCGCAACGCCGCCGAACTGGAGCCACTGGCCGAACTGGCCCGGCAGCATGGAGCTTTCGTGACCGTGGCGCAGCCCCATCTGCTGGGGGAATTCTGGGACGTCTGCACGCCTGAGGCGGGAGGCCCCCTCTCGCACCTGCGCTTCCGGTTGGTGAACGGCTCGCCGGAGCGGTACGCGGCGCTGGGCGTTCCCTGGGTCATGCAAGCGAATGTGGCAGGAGGCGGCGTGCTGCGCAATCTGGGCATTCACGGGATCAGCGCCTTCCTGAAGGCCACCACCGGGGAAGTTCAGGTGCATTCCTGCGTGCTGAGCCGCCGTCTGTTCCAGATGGAGGTGGAGGAATACGCCGCCGTGACTCTGTCGGCAGGCGGCGTGATCGGACACATTGAAGTGGGGTACACCGCCGCCGTGGATGACGCCAGCGACTTTGAGCTGAGTGGACACCGCCGTGACCTCACCGTTAAGGATGATGGGCAGGCGCTGACCATCTTTGACCGCCGTGCAGGTCGGACTCGGGTGCAGCCCGTTCTGCCCCTGGCCCGCCGGTACGAGTTGTTTGCCGCCGCCAACGTGCAGGCCATTCAAACGGGCGGCCCGGCCCCCCATTCCCTGGACGATCATCTGGCCGCCATGCGCGTGATTGACGCGTGCTACGCCGCCGCCACCTGGATGGACGCATGAGGGTGGGCATTCTCGGCGCGGGGTGGTGGGCCGATCAGCACGCGCAGGCCCTCGCCACGCTGGACGGTTTCACGGTCACGGGCGTCAACAGCGGATCGCTGGAGACGGCCACCGCCTTCGCCGCACAATACGGGGGACGCGTTCATGCCGACGCCGGGGCCTTACTGGCCGCCCCGGATGTGGACGCCGTGCTGATTACCGCGCCGCACGAGTACCACGCCCCACTGGCCCTCCAAGCCATTGCCAGCGGGAAGCCTGTTCTGCTGGAAAAACCTGTCGCCACCAATAACACAGACACCCATGCCGTTCTGAATGCCGCTCGTGACGCCGGAGTGACGTGTCTGGTGGGCTTTACCAGTCACTATTTCCCTGGATTCAGCCGGGCCAGGGAATTGATTGACAGTGGTGAACTGGGCCGCCCCCTCAGCGGACAGAGCGTCTTCCAGAAACGCTGGATGGAGGCCAACCGCCGCGACTGGCACCTGGATCGGGGGCGCGGCGGCGGAATGCTGCTGACCGCCGGCATCCACGCCCTGGACCGCCTGATGTGGTTGATGGACAAACCCGTGCAGTCGGTCAGCGCCGCTATGGGAACGCATATGCACGATCAGCAGGCCGACGATCTGTCCAGCATTTTCCTGCGGTTCCAGGGCGGCGGCGCGGGCATGGTGGGCAGCTACGGCTACGCGCAGGGCGGCCCCATCAACGCCACCACCATCCTGTGCGAGGGCGGCAGCTTGCGCGTCACGCCCGACAGTCTGGAGATCGGCCAGAACGACGGCTGGGAAGCGGTTTCATTAACCTTACCGGGCAACCTGACGCTTGCCGCTCTGGCGCAGGAGTGGGTGGAATTGCGTGCCTGGGCCGAACGGGGTCAGCTTCCCAGAGTTACACCGGAGTTTGCCGGTTCAGTGATGGATGTCGTCTTTGCCGCTGAGGAATCCGCCGTCCAGGAGCGCGAGGTTTCGCTGGGATGAACGAAGCGGGGGCCAACTGGTGTAGCAGTTGGCCCCCGCTTCGTTCAGATGCTCAGTCCTTGATCTCGATGCTGTCGCCCTTGAGCGAGATGGAGAAGACCTTGCTGCTGGCGTCGCCGCCCTTCAGCTCGCCGCCCACCAGAATGACCTCGTCGCCGCGCTGGATGCTGATGCCCGAAGCCTGGGCCTGCGGCAACTGGCCGACCACGCTCCACTTATCGCCGCGCAGCGCGTAGATGTCGCTTTGCCAGGTCTTGGTCAGGCCCTGGTGGGCGTACTGCACGCCACTCTGAAACTTGACGGTGCTACCGGGGAAATTGGCTCCACCGGCCACCAGCAGCGCTCCTTGGCTGGAGCCGGTAAAGGCCGCGGCCACGCCTTCTTGCACCGCGCCGTTCGCCGCACTGGGCAAGTCGGGCAGCGTGCTCCAGGTCACGCCGCCGTCCTTCACGGTGGCGCGGCCCGCCTGAGCGGTACGCAGTCCGGGCTTCATCTCGCCGCTCACCACCGTCAGCGCGTCGCCCTGAAGGCTGACGGCGGCTCCGGCACGGCCAATGAAGGGCGCGGTGCCCAGCGACTGCCAGGTGTTGGTGGCGGGCGTGTAGCTCTGCACTTCTCGCCCGAAGAAATAATCCTGGGGGCGTCCGCTGAAGTACGCCAGGGCCACGGCGTCACTTCTGACCTTGTCAGTTCCGGCGGCGGCGATGTCCTCGAAGTACCCGTTAAAGATGTTGCGGTTGACGCCGCCGAACAGCAGGATGCGGTCACCCTGGGCCACCGCCGTGCCGCCGCCGATGTCCTGGGGAGCGCGGGTATTCAGTGCCTGCCAGGCGTTGCTCGCCGGATCGTAGGCGTAAACCTGATTGAAGACTGAGGTGGTCGCCTCGGGCGTGGGTTTGCCCAGGCCGCCGAACACGTACAGTTTGCCGTTGACCACGGCGGCGGCGGCCTGATCGCGGGCTGCGCCGGGGAAGGCGGCCATTTCTGTCCAGCCCTTGGCGGTGTCCAAGAGGTTCAGAGCATAGAACTTCTGTCCTGCCGTGCCGAGTCCGGCGTAGAGGGTGTCGCCGATCATTCCGCCCACGCCGTTCTTGATTCCGGCGGGCAAATCGGGGTAGGTCTGGGTCTGTGCGGCGGCGGTGGTGATCAGCAGAGCGGCAAGCAGGGTCATAGTCCTCATGGGGCCTCCAAAGAGAGAGCGGGTGGTGGAGCCATGCAC
Encoded here:
- a CDS encoding DUF4258 domain-containing protein translates to MIFTLHAREELGLDALTLGDVLDAISFPDEITKDLPGGTRAPGLNFDRYLGKVRVRAKIDWKERYYLVITVMAN
- a CDS encoding Gfo/Idh/MocA family protein — its product is MYVQAFEAVGQPFQNGENALEDNLKRVLESGPELLVVLGTPQEMLREVGRCIETSVPVAAEKPVGRNAAELEPLAELARQHGAFVTVAQPHLLGEFWDVCTPEAGGPLSHLRFRLVNGSPERYAALGVPWVMQANVAGGGVLRNLGIHGISAFLKATTGEVQVHSCVLSRRLFQMEVEEYAAVTLSAGGVIGHIEVGYTAAVDDASDFELSGHRRDLTVKDDGQALTIFDRRAGRTRVQPVLPLARRYELFAAANVQAIQTGGPAPHSLDDHLAAMRVIDACYAAATWMDA
- a CDS encoding ring-cleaving dioxygenase; this encodes MSSSDLQLTGIHHLTAVSADIRENKRFYTQDLGMRLVKRSVNQDDVSAYHLFYADKVGTPGTDMTFFDWPVGREGQGSRSVTRTALRVRDELSLRYWQERFESLGIQHGEVTDRDGRPTLDFEDPEGQRLTLVVDGGAGDPPVPWESSPVPAEHQLRGLGPITMTVQNLANTDRALQQVMNLRPVREYPDPASPAHTVHVYEMGAGGPHAELHVAVRPDLSPARPGAGGVHHVAFRTPDDQQYHAWNEHLNHFGLQSSGEVDRYYFRSLYFREPGGVLFEIATDGPGFGVDEDPATLGEKTILPPRLEGMREQILAGLKPID
- a CDS encoding GNAT family N-acetyltransferase, producing the protein MAEMRKNEDRERYEVVVDGQVAGFAEYRLVGDAVMLPHTEIKPEYEGQGLGGQVARFALDDVRQMGRLAIPMCPFIASYIRQHPEYVDLVHPQQRGIFHL
- a CDS encoding DUF7662 domain-containing protein, which produces MKPPLKTSQKYVRLAEHLRRSSQDSLTLTYEEMEGILHAPFPSSARKHRAWWSNSVQGHSQASAWLNERWQVASVQPGSVTFQRNNSNDADSCFRANGQQSSRSP
- a CDS encoding (4Fe-4S)-binding protein, whose amino-acid sequence is MTQHHEPIGEDLLRGKTYASDGISVSYDPPRCTHVANCVRGLPDVFRPKERPWIQLENEASAERVAEIVRTCPTGALHYALHGGPPEAPAVPTTLTPVKDGPLTLRGDLVIQTPEGEVREVRAALCRCGASSHKPFCDGTHAKIGWKSDQPGGQASIDQRGDGHREEGQRADGAEQN
- a CDS encoding replication initiator protein A, which codes for MSRVPAIREAEQAITLREDLNVGQLGLISIQRKIAEDYAQWKVAFSRNGVSSEIECNGTQKYGVPHGIDNDTYLALQELYIEQGCPDDGLFSFTMYRLLQMCGLFDTGANRQMLRVSLERLSSTQYWISGAWRSHEDDDWVTVSFRLIEKLVFTRARRDTDGAKQIAITLPHELTRNIHRSGDIDLHPARP
- a CDS encoding DUF5996 family protein; this encodes MTPSHDAWPPLPLAPWQDTMETLHLWTQIVGKIRLALTPWNNHSWHVTLYPGARGLTTGPMHHPNGTFEIEFDFRRHHLAVISATGDERSFALEGLSVATFYEALMSALDTLGLNVEIRPTPVELPDPITPFPEDHAHAAYDPEAAQRYWRALLSIHRVFSVFRARFLGKVSPVHYFWGAADLAVTRFSGRTAPKHPGGAPNCADWVMEEAYSHELSSAGFWPGSGLGEAAFYAYAYPEPDGFRTAQVGPAATYYHEDLGEFVLPYEAVRTAADPDAALLEFLQSTYVAAAELGHWDRADLEFDSDRLPLS
- a CDS encoding helix-turn-helix domain-containing protein, with translation MQQFTTYQTQQRGFSVTVFGVPTTFSADGEELGFDLKVMRDLDLLIARAVEAAAPNVQVLELQYLPLAPAPDPVSLELRRALRLRQMSGAQVAQQLGVTPPVVSRWLSPDYHAHGMETLRRMAEVLEMDVEVRLVPKCSA
- a CDS encoding DUF6979 family protein is translated as MMRTPVFERMASKALDHLNAGMSPAAAWERASNEVKCGPETRIKVCPRSAFISLAEHGHIRGYTAGEPNKPLSKNASYCLTGALLLQKDPTLIGKRSLLWQEIHQQTAC
- a CDS encoding fibronectin type III domain-containing protein — encoded protein: MRISLLLLTLTATLGVASAQTSTAPKGSPAKGGVAALPTPDGAMLRWALPGDVLPARGFRLRINGPGGTRDQTVASPQSYSAALGLSKADYDALVSVYEQPPKNDSERTQRTFFNLNVVARPVYAHALGIMTTLEGLSPGQYTVTVTAVGSNETKVGEATFKTGAMPAVPAPSTPKAKPGPAAVQLTWTVPPPGPSNLVVAYKIYRASGAGAYALLQPTPFFLTTAPGGDVFKDTDLKAKTTYRYQVASVDLFGRESARTAPITVTTEAVTVLPAPEDLQATVKERAVTLRWTAPKDSRITQQIIVRGTDPSQPLSALATLPPGANTYTDTTGRAGEPYVYAVVTRDAGGQVGARSSLVGARPVNTRPPAPPSGVKITAGVAAITLSWEANREKDIEGYQIYRSESGGAGAPSLLVNASPVVGTTFTDPLVAGLQNRYSYRVTALNTSQAESARSAAVASKLIDKTPPPAPTLLPSTVSAQGVKLSWTQADLPDLAGFRVSRAAGGSAPVELGRLKAATRTYLDATAESGVTYAYSVQSVDDAGNVSASSEPVVIRRASTGLPAAPQGAAVKALEAGAGNRVTWTATPGLPVAVYRLDAAGSEPLQVSGLITTGSFTDAQGTPDSEYRLRAVNERGQMSALTPPQTVAKP